One genomic region from Balaenoptera acutorostrata chromosome 1, mBalAcu1.1, whole genome shotgun sequence encodes:
- the PIAS3 gene encoding E3 SUMO-protein ligase PIAS3 isoform X1, translating to MAELGELKHMVMSFRVSELQVLLGFAGRNKSGRKHELLAKALHLLKSSCAPSVQMKIKELYRRRFPRKTLGPSDLSLLSLPPGTPPVGSPGPLAPIPPALLAPGTLLGPKREVDMHPPLPQPVHPDVTMKPLPFYEIYGELIRPTTLASTSSQRFEEAHFTFALTPQQVQQILTSREVLPGAKCDYTIQVQLRFCLCETSCPQEDYFPPNLFVKVNGKLCPLPGYLPPTKNGAEPKRPSRPINITPLARLSATVPNTIVVNWSSEFGRNYSLSVYLVRQLTAGTLLQKLRAKGIRNPDHSRALIKEKLTADPDSEVATTSLRVSLMCPLGKMRLTVPCRALTCAHLQSFDAALYLQMNEKKPTWTCPVCDKKAPYESLIIDGLFMEILNSCSDCDEIQFMEDGSWCPMKPKKEASEVCPPPGYGLDGLQYSPVQEGNPSENKKKVEVIDLTIESSSDEEDLPPAKKHCPVTSAAIPALPGSKGVLTSGHQPSSVLRSPAMGTLGGDFLSSLPLHEYPPAFPLGADIQGLDLFSFLQTESQHYGPSVITSLDEQDALGHFFQYRGTPSHFLGPLGPTLGSSHRSTTPAPPPGRVSSIVAPGGNLREGHGGPLPSGPSLTGCRSDIISLD from the exons ATGGCGGAGCTGGGCGAATTAAAG CACATGGTGATGAGTTTCCGGGTGTCTGAGCTCCAGGTGCTCCTCGGCTTCGCTGGCCGGAACAAGAGTGGACGGAAGCACGAGCTCCTGGCCAAGGCCCTGCACCTCCTCAAGTCCAGCTGTGCCCCCAGCGTCCAGATGAAGATCAAAGAGCTTTACCGCCGACGCTTTCCCCGGAAGACCCTGGGGCCCTCCGAtctttctctgctctctctgcccCCTGGCACCCCTCCTGTAGGCTCTCCTGGTCCTCTGGCTCCCATCCCCCCAGCCCTCTTGGCCCCTGGCACCCTGCTGGGCCCCAAGCGTGAAGTGGACATGCACccccctctgccccagcctgTGCACCCTGATGTCACCATGAAACCATTGCCCTTCTATGAAATCTACGGGGAGCTCATCCGGCCCACCACCCTCG CATCCACTTCTAGCCAGCGGTTTGAGGAAGCGCACTTCACCTTTGCCCTCACTCCCCAGCAAGTGCAGCAGATTCTCACATCCAG aGAGGTTCTGCCAGGAGCGAAATGTGATTATACCATACAGGTGCAGCTAAG GTTCTGTCTCTGTGAGACCAGCTGCCCCCAAGAGGATTACTTCCCCCCCAACCTCTTTGTCAAGGTCAATGGGAAACTGTGCCCCCTGCCG ggttACCTTCCTCCTACCAAGAATGGGGCTGAGCCCAAGAGGCCCAGCCGTCCCATCAACATCACACCCCTGGCTCGACTCTCGGCCACTGTTCCCAACACCATCGTGGTCAACTGGTCGTCTGAGTTTGGACGG AATTACTCCTTGTCTGTGTACCTGGTGAGGCAGCTGACTGCAGGAACCCTTCTACAAAAACTCAGAGCAAAGGGCATCCGGAACCCAGACCATTCCCGGGCACTGA TCAAGGAGAAGCTGACCGCTGACCCGGACAGTGAGGTGGCCACCACAAGTCTCCGGGTGTCACTCATGTGCCCG CTAGGGAAGATGCGCTTGACTGTCCCTTGTCGGGCCCTCACCTGCGCCCACCTGCAGAGCTTCGATGCTGCCCTTTATCTACAGATGAATGAGAAGAAGCCAACGTGGACATGCCCTGTGTGTGATAAGAAGGCTCCCTATGAATCTCTTATCATTGATGG tTTATTCATGGAGATTCTTAATTCCTGCTCGGATTGTGATGAGATCCAGTTCATGGAAGATGGATCCTGGTGCCCAATGAAACCCAAGAAGGAGGCATCTGAGGTTTGCCCCCCGCCAGGGTATGGGCTGGATG GCCTCCAGTATAGCCCAGTCCAAGAGGGCAATCCATCAGAGAATAAGAAGAAGGTTGAAGTTATTGACTTGACAATAGAAAGCTCATCAGATGAGGAGGACCTGCCCCCGGCGAAGAAGCACTGTCCTGTCACCTCAGCTGCTATCCCAGCTCTACCTGGAAGCAAAGG AGTCCTGACATCTGGTCACCAGCCGTCTTCGGTGCTACGGAGCCCTGCTATGGGCACGCTGGGTGGGGATTTCCTGTCCAGTCTCCCACTACATGAGTACCCACCTGCCTTCCCACTGGGGGCTGATATACAAG gtttagatttattttctttccttcagacTGAGAGTCAG CACTATGGTCCGTCCGTCATCACCTCGCTAGACGAACAGGATGCCCTGGGCCACTTCTTCCAGTACCGAGGGACCCCTTCCCACTTCCTGGGCCCGCTAGGCCCCACGTTGGGGAGCTCTCACCGCAGCACCACTCCAGCACCCCCTCCTGGCCGTGTCAGTAGCATTGTGGCCCCTGGGGGAAACTTAAGGGAGGGGCATGGAGGACCCCTGCCCTCAGGTCCCTCTTTGACTGGCTGTCGGTCAGACATCATTTCCCTGGACTGA
- the PIAS3 gene encoding E3 SUMO-protein ligase PIAS3 isoform X3, which yields MVMSFRVSELQVLLGFAGRNKSGRKHELLAKALHLLKSSCAPSVQMKIKELYRRRFPRKTLGPSDLSLLSLPPGTPPVGSPGPLAPIPPALLAPGTLLGPKREVDMHPPLPQPVHPDVTMKPLPFYEIYGELIRPTTLASTSSQRFEEAHFTFALTPQQVQQILTSREVLPGAKCDYTIQVQLRFCLCETSCPQEDYFPPNLFVKVNGKLCPLPGYLPPTKNGAEPKRPSRPINITPLARLSATVPNTIVVNWSSEFGRNYSLSVYLVRQLTAGTLLQKLRAKGIRNPDHSRALIKEKLTADPDSEVATTSLRVSLMCPLGKMRLTVPCRALTCAHLQSFDAALYLQMNEKKPTWTCPVCDKKAPYESLIIDGLFMEILNSCSDCDEIQFMEDGSWCPMKPKKEASEVCPPPGYGLDGLQYSPVQEGNPSENKKKVEVIDLTIESSSDEEDLPPAKKHCPVTSAAIPALPGSKGVLTSGHQPSSVLRSPAMGTLGGDFLSSLPLHEYPPAFPLGADIQGLDLFSFLQTESQHYGPSVITSLDEQDALGHFFQYRGTPSHFLGPLGPTLGSSHRSTTPAPPPGRVSSIVAPGGNLREGHGGPLPSGPSLTGCRSDIISLD from the exons ATGGTGATGAGTTTCCGGGTGTCTGAGCTCCAGGTGCTCCTCGGCTTCGCTGGCCGGAACAAGAGTGGACGGAAGCACGAGCTCCTGGCCAAGGCCCTGCACCTCCTCAAGTCCAGCTGTGCCCCCAGCGTCCAGATGAAGATCAAAGAGCTTTACCGCCGACGCTTTCCCCGGAAGACCCTGGGGCCCTCCGAtctttctctgctctctctgcccCCTGGCACCCCTCCTGTAGGCTCTCCTGGTCCTCTGGCTCCCATCCCCCCAGCCCTCTTGGCCCCTGGCACCCTGCTGGGCCCCAAGCGTGAAGTGGACATGCACccccctctgccccagcctgTGCACCCTGATGTCACCATGAAACCATTGCCCTTCTATGAAATCTACGGGGAGCTCATCCGGCCCACCACCCTCG CATCCACTTCTAGCCAGCGGTTTGAGGAAGCGCACTTCACCTTTGCCCTCACTCCCCAGCAAGTGCAGCAGATTCTCACATCCAG aGAGGTTCTGCCAGGAGCGAAATGTGATTATACCATACAGGTGCAGCTAAG GTTCTGTCTCTGTGAGACCAGCTGCCCCCAAGAGGATTACTTCCCCCCCAACCTCTTTGTCAAGGTCAATGGGAAACTGTGCCCCCTGCCG ggttACCTTCCTCCTACCAAGAATGGGGCTGAGCCCAAGAGGCCCAGCCGTCCCATCAACATCACACCCCTGGCTCGACTCTCGGCCACTGTTCCCAACACCATCGTGGTCAACTGGTCGTCTGAGTTTGGACGG AATTACTCCTTGTCTGTGTACCTGGTGAGGCAGCTGACTGCAGGAACCCTTCTACAAAAACTCAGAGCAAAGGGCATCCGGAACCCAGACCATTCCCGGGCACTGA TCAAGGAGAAGCTGACCGCTGACCCGGACAGTGAGGTGGCCACCACAAGTCTCCGGGTGTCACTCATGTGCCCG CTAGGGAAGATGCGCTTGACTGTCCCTTGTCGGGCCCTCACCTGCGCCCACCTGCAGAGCTTCGATGCTGCCCTTTATCTACAGATGAATGAGAAGAAGCCAACGTGGACATGCCCTGTGTGTGATAAGAAGGCTCCCTATGAATCTCTTATCATTGATGG tTTATTCATGGAGATTCTTAATTCCTGCTCGGATTGTGATGAGATCCAGTTCATGGAAGATGGATCCTGGTGCCCAATGAAACCCAAGAAGGAGGCATCTGAGGTTTGCCCCCCGCCAGGGTATGGGCTGGATG GCCTCCAGTATAGCCCAGTCCAAGAGGGCAATCCATCAGAGAATAAGAAGAAGGTTGAAGTTATTGACTTGACAATAGAAAGCTCATCAGATGAGGAGGACCTGCCCCCGGCGAAGAAGCACTGTCCTGTCACCTCAGCTGCTATCCCAGCTCTACCTGGAAGCAAAGG AGTCCTGACATCTGGTCACCAGCCGTCTTCGGTGCTACGGAGCCCTGCTATGGGCACGCTGGGTGGGGATTTCCTGTCCAGTCTCCCACTACATGAGTACCCACCTGCCTTCCCACTGGGGGCTGATATACAAG gtttagatttattttctttccttcagacTGAGAGTCAG CACTATGGTCCGTCCGTCATCACCTCGCTAGACGAACAGGATGCCCTGGGCCACTTCTTCCAGTACCGAGGGACCCCTTCCCACTTCCTGGGCCCGCTAGGCCCCACGTTGGGGAGCTCTCACCGCAGCACCACTCCAGCACCCCCTCCTGGCCGTGTCAGTAGCATTGTGGCCCCTGGGGGAAACTTAAGGGAGGGGCATGGAGGACCCCTGCCCTCAGGTCCCTCTTTGACTGGCTGTCGGTCAGACATCATTTCCCTGGACTGA
- the PIAS3 gene encoding E3 SUMO-protein ligase PIAS3 isoform X2 → MHMVMSFRVSELQVLLGFAGRNKSGRKHELLAKALHLLKSSCAPSVQMKIKELYRRRFPRKTLGPSDLSLLSLPPGTPPVGSPGPLAPIPPALLAPGTLLGPKREVDMHPPLPQPVHPDVTMKPLPFYEIYGELIRPTTLASTSSQRFEEAHFTFALTPQQVQQILTSREVLPGAKCDYTIQVQLRFCLCETSCPQEDYFPPNLFVKVNGKLCPLPGYLPPTKNGAEPKRPSRPINITPLARLSATVPNTIVVNWSSEFGRNYSLSVYLVRQLTAGTLLQKLRAKGIRNPDHSRALIKEKLTADPDSEVATTSLRVSLMCPLGKMRLTVPCRALTCAHLQSFDAALYLQMNEKKPTWTCPVCDKKAPYESLIIDGLFMEILNSCSDCDEIQFMEDGSWCPMKPKKEASEVCPPPGYGLDGLQYSPVQEGNPSENKKKVEVIDLTIESSSDEEDLPPAKKHCPVTSAAIPALPGSKGVLTSGHQPSSVLRSPAMGTLGGDFLSSLPLHEYPPAFPLGADIQGLDLFSFLQTESQHYGPSVITSLDEQDALGHFFQYRGTPSHFLGPLGPTLGSSHRSTTPAPPPGRVSSIVAPGGNLREGHGGPLPSGPSLTGCRSDIISLD, encoded by the exons ATG CACATGGTGATGAGTTTCCGGGTGTCTGAGCTCCAGGTGCTCCTCGGCTTCGCTGGCCGGAACAAGAGTGGACGGAAGCACGAGCTCCTGGCCAAGGCCCTGCACCTCCTCAAGTCCAGCTGTGCCCCCAGCGTCCAGATGAAGATCAAAGAGCTTTACCGCCGACGCTTTCCCCGGAAGACCCTGGGGCCCTCCGAtctttctctgctctctctgcccCCTGGCACCCCTCCTGTAGGCTCTCCTGGTCCTCTGGCTCCCATCCCCCCAGCCCTCTTGGCCCCTGGCACCCTGCTGGGCCCCAAGCGTGAAGTGGACATGCACccccctctgccccagcctgTGCACCCTGATGTCACCATGAAACCATTGCCCTTCTATGAAATCTACGGGGAGCTCATCCGGCCCACCACCCTCG CATCCACTTCTAGCCAGCGGTTTGAGGAAGCGCACTTCACCTTTGCCCTCACTCCCCAGCAAGTGCAGCAGATTCTCACATCCAG aGAGGTTCTGCCAGGAGCGAAATGTGATTATACCATACAGGTGCAGCTAAG GTTCTGTCTCTGTGAGACCAGCTGCCCCCAAGAGGATTACTTCCCCCCCAACCTCTTTGTCAAGGTCAATGGGAAACTGTGCCCCCTGCCG ggttACCTTCCTCCTACCAAGAATGGGGCTGAGCCCAAGAGGCCCAGCCGTCCCATCAACATCACACCCCTGGCTCGACTCTCGGCCACTGTTCCCAACACCATCGTGGTCAACTGGTCGTCTGAGTTTGGACGG AATTACTCCTTGTCTGTGTACCTGGTGAGGCAGCTGACTGCAGGAACCCTTCTACAAAAACTCAGAGCAAAGGGCATCCGGAACCCAGACCATTCCCGGGCACTGA TCAAGGAGAAGCTGACCGCTGACCCGGACAGTGAGGTGGCCACCACAAGTCTCCGGGTGTCACTCATGTGCCCG CTAGGGAAGATGCGCTTGACTGTCCCTTGTCGGGCCCTCACCTGCGCCCACCTGCAGAGCTTCGATGCTGCCCTTTATCTACAGATGAATGAGAAGAAGCCAACGTGGACATGCCCTGTGTGTGATAAGAAGGCTCCCTATGAATCTCTTATCATTGATGG tTTATTCATGGAGATTCTTAATTCCTGCTCGGATTGTGATGAGATCCAGTTCATGGAAGATGGATCCTGGTGCCCAATGAAACCCAAGAAGGAGGCATCTGAGGTTTGCCCCCCGCCAGGGTATGGGCTGGATG GCCTCCAGTATAGCCCAGTCCAAGAGGGCAATCCATCAGAGAATAAGAAGAAGGTTGAAGTTATTGACTTGACAATAGAAAGCTCATCAGATGAGGAGGACCTGCCCCCGGCGAAGAAGCACTGTCCTGTCACCTCAGCTGCTATCCCAGCTCTACCTGGAAGCAAAGG AGTCCTGACATCTGGTCACCAGCCGTCTTCGGTGCTACGGAGCCCTGCTATGGGCACGCTGGGTGGGGATTTCCTGTCCAGTCTCCCACTACATGAGTACCCACCTGCCTTCCCACTGGGGGCTGATATACAAG gtttagatttattttctttccttcagacTGAGAGTCAG CACTATGGTCCGTCCGTCATCACCTCGCTAGACGAACAGGATGCCCTGGGCCACTTCTTCCAGTACCGAGGGACCCCTTCCCACTTCCTGGGCCCGCTAGGCCCCACGTTGGGGAGCTCTCACCGCAGCACCACTCCAGCACCCCCTCCTGGCCGTGTCAGTAGCATTGTGGCCCCTGGGGGAAACTTAAGGGAGGGGCATGGAGGACCCCTGCCCTCAGGTCCCTCTTTGACTGGCTGTCGGTCAGACATCATTTCCCTGGACTGA